DNA from Levilactobacillus zymae:
TTGGACTTTTCCACAGCCCATTTCTCACCAACAGAAATTCAAAAACAAAACCAGGATTTGGTGAACCATGCTAATGACTTCTTAACTGATGAAGACAGTGGCTTACCGGTTTTCTTAGAACCAGAAGCTGTGCAACTACTTAGTTTTTGGTGCCGTACCCCACAACAAATGCGCCGGTTTATTGGTATCATCCTGAATGCTAAATATCGAGTTGAAAAGGATCATCAAGATATTGACGTCATAATCCCGCTTTACGACGAAGAACTAAAACCTTTGATGACTAAAGCCTTAAGACGCTACTTTAACGCCCTTAGAAGCAATGAGAAGCACATCAAGAACGTGGAAAACTACTTGTACGGCACCATGCAAAACCTATTTGGCATTTGGTGGAATAAACAAGCGGCTAGAGAATGTGCGGCCAAACACCCTAAAGAACAAAATATTGATAACGAGCGTTCTTGAAATTAAACGTCATATTAGCTCGTTTAAGCCGTTTTAAGTGCTACATGCATAATTATATTAAAATCGCTTTAAAATCGCTTAGAAGCAAAAATAGGCACCTTTAGTGGCT
Protein-coding regions in this window:
- a CDS encoding replication initiation protein RepA, yielding LDFSTAHFSPTEIQKQNQDLVNHANDFLTDEDSGLPVFLEPEAVQLLSFWCRTPQQMRRFIGIILNAKYRVEKDHQDIDVIIPLYDEELKPLMTKALRRYFNALRSNEKHIKNVENYLYGTMQNLFGIWWNKQAARECAAKHPKEQNIDNERS